GGGCGAGCGCGGAGGCCTCGCGGTGGGAGCGCGCGGGCACGACTTCGACGCGGCCCTTCTCCGCGCCGACCCCCTGGAGTTCGTTGACGAGCGGGGCCAGTTCGCGGGCCCAGGAGGCGGCCGGGGTGGTGTGGACGACGTCGTCGATTGACTTGAACCCGATCCAGCCGGTGAACACGGCGATCGACAGGACGATCGCGTACCACTTGCGGGAGCGCGGCACCGCGAAGGGCAGCGCCGCCACCAGTACGACCCCGGCGAAGAGCATCGGCAGCCGCGAGATGTTGGTCCCGATCTGCGAGCTGATCAGCCAGACCAGGACGACACCGAGCGCGTACACCCCGGCCGTCAGCCGGACCGTCTTCCACTGCTTGGGGACGAGCACGCAGACGAGGACGCCGTACGAGAACGGCAGGATCACCGAGCCGAACCCCATCGGCTGGGTGCCCGAGAACGGGAAGAGCCAGGCCGACACCGCGACCACCGCGGTCGGCGCGAGCCCCAGCGCCCACGCGCCCGGCCGCCGCTTCTGCAGGAACAGCGCCGCGGCCACCAGTCCCACGAACAGTCCCGCCACCGGTGAGGCCATCGTCGCGAGCGCGGCCAGCGGGGCCGCGCACAGCGCCTTCGCCCACCGCTTGTAGCGCCAGCGGTGCGGCCAGCAGAACACGACGGCGACCGCGCCGAGCGCGAACGCCGTGCCCAGACCGAAGGTGACCCGCCCGGAGGCGGCGTTGCAGAGGAAGGCGACGAGCCCGGCGAGCGCCGCCCACAGCGGGTTCTGCACCGACCGGCTGCGGATGAGGATCATCGTGAGCAGCCCGGCGGAGATCGTCCCCGCGATCATCATCGTCGTACGAACACCGAGAACCGACATCAGATACGGCGACACCACGCTGTACGAAACCGGGTGCATCCCGCCGTACCAGGCCAGGTTGTACGCCGAGTCCGGGTGGCGGCCGACGAACTCGGCCCAGGCGTCCTGTGCGGCCAGGTCACCGCCGCTGTTGGCGAAGGTGAAGAACCAGACGATGTGGAGCACACCGGACAGGGCGGTGAGGGAGAGGACCGGGTGTCTCAGCAGCCGCTCACGCAGAGCGAGGAAGGCGGTGGACGCAGCCGACGGCTGCTCCTCCGCGGGATCCTCCGCGGGACTGCTCGTGCGTCCCCCGCCGTCACGCGGCGCGGGCACACGTATTCGCGGGCCGGTACCCGGGCCCGGATCGGCGTCGTCGGCGCGTGTCGGCTCGGCTGTGGCCACCTTCAGGCACTCCCCGTGTCCCGTCTTCTGTTCTCGGCCCCGTCCCGTTCCGGCCATGTTCACGGCTGCGTCTCCGGGAGCGGCGACCTGCCCCGATTCGTGACGCTAGCACGCAGCCCGCCGCCGGGCGCCCTGACGGGTACCCGGTCGACGGGGTGCATACAGGATCTTCGCTCCCCTTTTGCCGTACGAGCCGCCTTACGGGTCAGGTGATGCGCGTCAGCTTGTCCGTGAAGCCCGGTTCGACGAGGTCCTTCTGCAGCGCGACCGGCACCTTCACCGCACCGGCCGAGGCGTCACCCACGGTGAGCGTGCCGACCTTGGTGCCGGCCTTCGCGGTGTGCGGTACGTCGTCGGCGGCGAAGGTCAGCTTGACGGTGAGCCCGGACCAGCCGACGGCCGTGACGTCCTTGGTCGCGACGACCGGGGTCTTGCCGCCGACGCCGTCGTCGACGTAGCCGACGACATCGCCCTTCTTGAGGATCGTCGCGGACTCCAGCGCGCCCTGCGCCGCCCGGATCAGCTGGTCACCCGAGGTGAGGGCGGCGCTGAGGATGGTGTTCTCCACACCGCCGGCGGGCTGGCGGACGACGGCGCCGACGATGGTGCGGGTCTCCCCGTTGACCTCTTTCTTCGCCGCGAAGAGGAGGTTGCCGAGGGCAGAGGTGGTGGTGCCGGTCTTGATGCCGACGACGTTGTTCTTGCCGACGATCTGGTTCCAGTTGGAGTGGTTGACGCCCTTGTAGTCGTCGTACGACATCATCGCCGCGACCTCGCGGAACGCGGGCTCCTCCATCGCCTTCTTGCCCAGCTTCACCTGGTCCACGGCGGTGGAGACGGTGGTGTTGTTCAGACCCGAGGGGTCGGTGTACGTCGTGTTCGTCATCCCGAGGTCCTCGGCGGCGGCGTTCATCTTCTCGACGAACGCCTTCTCCGAGCCGGCGTCCCAGCGGGCGAGGAGCCTCGCCACGTTGTTCGCGGATGCGATCAGGATGCTCTCGAGGGCCTCGCGCTGGGAGATGGAGTCCCCGGCGGTCACGTTCACGGTCGATTCCTGACCGGCCTTGGACTGGGCCTCGGCGGTCTGGTCGATCTTGATCTTCGGGCCTGCGGCGCCGCTCTTGAGCGGGTGGTCGCGGAGGATGACGTACGCCGTCATGACCTTGGCGACACTGGCGATCGGGACGGGCTTCTGGTCACCGGAGGAGCCGAAGCTGCCGATGCCCTGGACGTCGAGGGCGGCCTGGCCCTCCGCGGGCCACGGGATGTCGACCTTGCCGCCGCCGAAGGAGTAGCTGTCCTCGGCGGTGAGTTCCAGGGTGGGGGTGGGCAGGGGGCGCATTGACTGTGCGACCGCGAAGACCACCGCGAGGAGCAGGACGAGGGGGGTCCAGATCTTGACCCGCCGGAACGTGGTCCGCAGCGGTGTCTGCGGGGGCGGCGGGGTGTTCGTCAGCTCGGCCAGCAGGTCCAGCGGAGGCTTGGGCGGGAGCGGCTGCTGGGTGGTGCGCTCGGGGCCGACCTGGGGGATGGCGGTGGTGACGTCGGGCTTGAGCGCGACGAACTTGCTGGGCAGCTTGAGCATCGTCGTGGGCTGATCCACACGAGCCCCAGCCTCCGGCGCGGCCTCGTCAGCCTTCTCCTCGGGCTCACGGGTCCCCTGCGCGGCCTCCTCACGGGCGTCCACAGCGTCGCTGGGGCCCGCGGTGCCGCGGGTTCCCTGCGCGGCCCCCTCACGGGCGCCCACGGCGTCGCTGGGGCCCGCGGTGGCACGGGCCGCCTGCGCGGCCCCCCCACGGGCGCCCACGGCGTCGCTGGGGTCCGTGGTGGCACGGGCCGCCTGCGCGGCCCCCTCACGGGCGCCCACGGCGTCGCTCGGGGACTTGGTGGCGCGGGGGTCGGCCTTCGCGGCGCTCGCCGGTGGCTCACCGTCCTTGGCACCCGAGTCCGCCGTCCCCGGAGAATCCCCGGACCGCACCCAGGCGGCCACAGCAGCACGCAACCTGGCGTCACCGCCGGGCTCACCCACGTCCTCGGCAGACGACGCCGATGACTCCGCGTCCCGCGAACCTTCGGCACGGTCGGCCGGCTCGGCATCCTGAACGCCCTTGCCCCCGGCAGGCGACGCGTCCTCGGGTGCGGCCGAAGCCTCCCCGTCCCGCGAGCCCTCGGCAGGCACGGCGTCCTGGACGTCCTCGGCCGCCGCTGCGTCCCGGGCGCCCTTCGAGACCCCGGCACCGGCCTTCGAAGACCCTGTGGCGCTCTCGTCGTCCCCGGCAGGCGACGTCTCCTCGGGTGCCGCCGAAGCCCCCGCGTCCCGCGAACGCTCGGCACCATCGCCAGGCACGGCGTCCTGAACGTCCTCGGCCACCGGCGCGTCCTCCGCGCTCTCGGCGTCCTTCGCAGAATCTGCGGCGCCCCCGGCGCCGTCGGTCGGCACGGCGTCCTGGACGTCGTCGGCCACCGCTGCGTCCCCAGCACCCTTGGCGCCCTTCACGGGCCCGTCGTCGGCCACCGCGCCCTCCGAGGCCCCGGCACGGGCGCCCTCAGCCCCGGCAGACGCCGACTCTCCAGTCGCCGCCGACGCCCCCGCGTCCCGCGAACCCCCGGCACCGCCGGTCGGCACCGCGTCCTGGACATCCTCGGCGCCCGTGCCCTTCACGGACACGCTGTCGGTCGCCGCGACGCCCTCCACACCCTCGCCGGCCTTCGAGCCCCCGGCACGGGGGTCCACAGCCCCGGCGGACGCCGACTCACGGGTCGCCGCCGAAGCCTCCACGTCCCTCGGAACCCCAGCACTGTCGCTCGGCACGGCGTCCCGGGCATCCCGGGCCGCCGTTGCATCCTCCGCGCCCTCGGCGCCCTGAGCCCCGGCAGACGCCGACTCACCGGCCGCCGCCGCATCCGCGGCGCCCTTGGCACCCTTCACGGGCCCGTCGTCGGCCACCGCGCCCTCCGAGACCCCGGCACGGGCGCCCACAGCCCCTGTGGGGCCCTGAGCCCCGGCAGACGCCGACTCACCGGTCGCCCCCGAAGCCTCCGCGTCCCGCGAACCCGCGGCACCGCCGGTCGGCACCGCGTCCTGGACATCCTCGGCGTCCTTCGCGGGCCCGCCCTCGGTCGGTACGGCGTCCTGGACGTCCTCGGTCGCCGGTGCTTTCTTCGCGCCCTCGGCAGCCTCCGGGGCCCCGGCACCGGCGGCGCCCTCGGCACCGTCCGTCGGCTCGGCGTCCTGGGGGTCCTCCGTCGCCGTGTCCTCGTCGGGCGTGCCCGGAGGGGTCGGCTTCGGGTCCTTGGCCGCGGCTCGGGCCTGGGCCACGTCGCGGGCCGAGAAGACCCGGGTCGCCGTGTCCACGCCACCGTGGGCCGCGGGCGGCTCCGTGTCGCGGGCGACCGCGAGGCGCGGGTCGCGCACCTCACCCCGGGCTTCGGGAACCGGACTCGCGCTCCCCGACGTCGGTTCTGCCGACGACTCGCGCTGCTTCGACCTGTCGGGGAACTCGCCCGCCACCGATGCCTCCTAAACCGTGAACGCGTATGGACCGCCTCGCCCCGACACCGCTCCCCCACGGTGTCCGAACCATGTACCAGTGTCCTGTGTGAGGGCTTGGCTCCTGCGGTAGACGAGAACGACATACCTACCGGTTCCACTACAAACAGGTCACGCACCCTCGACAGACCAATGTGAGAGGGGTCACCCTGTCTTTCATCCACGCGGGGAGGCATGGATGGGCATGAGCCGCAGAACACTTCCGGAGGAGCTTCTGCTGCTGGCGCTGGACCCGGCCACGGGTACCACCGCACAGCCGCAGTCGCTCGACCTCGGTCTGGCCGGAGCACAGCTAGTGGAGCTGGCGCTGGCCGGACGGATAGCCCCAGACGGGGATCGTATCGCCGTGGTGTCCCCACGGCCGACTGGAGATCCGACACTGGACTGCGCGTTGGAGTTGCTGCGAAGGCGTGGCGCTCCGGTACGCGCTATCCACTGGATTGGCGGGCCGCGTCTCGGGCTCCGCCAGACCTACCTCTCGCATCTGGAGCGGTGCGGCATGGTGCATGCCGTGGCGGGCCAGATGTGCGGAGTGCTGCCGACGACTCGCTACCAGGCGAGTCAGACCGAGATCAGCCGGGAGATCAGATCCCGACTGGACTCCGCGATCCGCACCGGCGTACCGCCGGACCCGCGGACCGCGGCGCTCGCCGCCCTGGCGCACGCGGTCGGACTGGGCAAGCACCTGTATCCGGGCAACGAGGGTCGCTCCTCTCGCTCCCGGCTGCGGGACCTGATCAGGCACGACCCCATGGGCGGTCTCGTGGCGCACGCCGTGATGGACGTCCAGAACGGTGTGGCCGCGCAGCCACGCCGCAGCCCGGCCCCGACCGGCCGTCCGGCCGGACCAGGTGCCAGGCAGGCACCGGAACCCGCCCGCGGCGTTCCGGTGCAACCGCGCCGCGGTGCCATGGCGCGTGTCGTGGCTCACTGAGCCGCAGTTCCACGGCACGACCGACGTAGCACCGCACCACGCACCACACGCACCTCCGGCGTACCCCAGACCCGGTATCGGGAGCCGCTGGTCCGCGCGGGGCGGCGGGATCGTGTGTCCGAGAGGACACCGCGGTCCTGCCGTCCCGCGCGGCCTTTTTGTGCCCGGATCTTGGCCGAGTTGCGCCCTGGAGAAGCCAACTGCCTTGTGATCATGGCGAACTGGCGCGTACGCAGCGCATATCCACTGTTTCCCAGCGGTAGAAACCACCTTGGTGGCAGTCTGCTCAACAGCAGATACGCAAAGTGGCCATTTTCGAAGGCACGCAGCCGGAGGTGCACGTTCCCGTGGCGTCCAATGTCAATCCCACCGTCAGGCGACGCCGGCTCGGCCAGGAGTTGCGCCGGCTCCGTGAACTCAAGGGCATGACGGCCGAGGAAGTCGCCGAACGGCTTCTGGTGTCGCAGTCGAAGATCAGCCGGCTGGAGAACGGCCGGCGCAGCATCAGCCAGCGCGACGTCCGCGATCTGTGCGGGGTGTACGAGGTGGAGGACGTCCGGATCGTCGACTCCCTGATGCAGATGGCCAAGGACAGCCGCCAGCAGGGCTGGTGGCACTCCTTCGGCGACATCCCCTACAGCGTCTACATCGGCCTGGAGACGGACGCGGCGAGTCTGCGCGTCTACGATCCCCAGGTCGTCCCCGGGCTCCTGCAGACCCGCACCTACGCCGAGTCCCTCATCTCCGGCGCGCTGCCCGAGGCGACGCCCACCGACATCGACAAGCGTGTCCAGGTGCGGCTGCGCCGACAGGAACGTATCTCTGCCGCCGAGAACCCGCTCCGGCTGTGGGCGGTGCTGGACGAGGCGGCGCTGCGCCGCGAGGTCGGCAACCGGCAGGTGATGATCGAGCAGTTGGAGCATCTGATCGAGATGTCACAACTGCCGCACGTGACGGTGCAGATGATCCCGTTCACGATGGGCGCGCACCCCGGGGTGAGTGGGCAGTACGCGATCCTCGAGTTCCCCGATGCCGCCGATTCCAGCGTGGTCTACATCGAGGGCGTGACGAGCGATCTGTACCTGGAGAAGGCGCAGGACGTTCAGAAGTACAGCGTCATGTACGAACATCTGCGAGCACAGGCCCTGAATGTGGACCAAAGCCGGGAATTCATCTCAAGTATCGCCAAGGACTACGCACGCTGACCCACTCTGTAAGGCAAGGCGCCGCAAGGTACACCTTCGCCCGGTCGCAGCGGAAGACCCCAATGGAATATGCCACCCGCCCGGGTGAATACTTCCTCCGCTCCCCGATGTTGGCGAGTAGCGTCGATCACGCCATCGGATAACAACGTTGGCGCAAACCCGTGCCGTGCAGATGGAGACATCCGCACGCCGCGGCGACAGCAACTCAGCAACTGGCTAATCGGAGCGAAAATGGCAATCAAGCAGGGCGCCGCGGACCAGTGGGTCAAGTCCTCCTACTCCCAGGGCAATGGCGCGTGCGTCGAGATCAAGTCCCCTGTCGTGTCGGCGATGGCCGTCCGGGACTCGAAGATCCAGAACGGCCCCACGCTGGCCTTCCCCGCGGACGCGTGGAACGCCTTCGTCGGCTCGGTCAAGGCATAAATGGCCGAGTGACCGAGCACTACACAACTGCACAAGCATCACCGAAGAGCCCTCTCGACCAGATCGCCGTCCTTGCCGAGGGGGCTCGGCTTGTGTCCCGGCGCGGGCCTACCGGAGACGGTCGACGTACGTGTCCGTCCCCGGCACGGTCGGGATGAACGGCGCCACCAACTCCACCCTCCCCAGGCCCGTTTCGACCACCGGCTCCTCCAGGCCCGTGAAGTACTCCTCCCAGCACTCCCGCGGATCCGCCTCCAGGAACCACAGCAGCGTCAGCCGGGTGTCCACGCCCTCGACCTGCTTCACATACGTCATCCGGTCGCCCGGCAGCGGTGTCGGCCTGAAGATCGTCACCATCGCCGCCGGTGACCCCGCGATCCGCTTCGGCAGCTGCCGGGACCGCAGCCACTCCAGCAACTCCTCTCGCTGTGCGGCCGATTCGGCGTCGATCACCTCGACGACCAGGCCCTTGTACGGGTGGTCGAGGGCGTGGAAGTCGCGGGGCCCGGCCGCCCCGTCCCGGTAGACCGTCGCCTCGTGGTCCTGGAACGCGGTGAAGACGTGCGTGCGGTCCTGGTAGACCCGGGCGTCCCGGTTGAGGCGCTTGTTGATGCCGACGGTCCACTTCATGTGGTCGTCGTAGCGGCCGTCGGTGATCCAGTACGTCGAGATGTAGCAGCCAGCGGTGACCGGCTGGGCGATGGCCGACTTCTCGGGGTAGCGCAGGAGCTGGAGGTCCCGGGTGGCGACCCAGCGGCGCCCGGCGTACATCCAGGGCATCGCCATCGCGCCGGCGTAGTAGTGGTCGTCCTCGTACCAGCGGTTGTACGCGTACTCGTGGCCCGGATGCGGCTCGACCATGGTGATGAGCGCATGGCCGGGGCGGACTCCGTACGGGCCCACGGCGGCCAGTTCGGCGTACGTCTGACTGCGGGTCTCTTCGCTCATTCCCTTCCCCTTCCTGGGTGACTCGCCCATACTCTGACGCCCCGTCAGATATACCGCCAGGGTCAGGGAGGGGTCTTATGCCACTGCTCACAGGCAAGACGGTGGTCGTGTCGGGCGTCGGTGCCGGACTGGGCCACCAGGTCGCCGCCGCCGTCGTACGCGACGGCGGGAACGCCGTGCTCGGGGCGCGCACCGAGGCCAACCTCGCCAAGAGCGCCGCCGAGATCGATCCGGACGGGACGCACACGGCGTACCGGCCGACGGACATCACCGACGAGCGACAGTGCGTGGCGCTGGCGGAGTTGGCGGGCGAGCGGTTCGGGCGGATCGACGCGGTGGTCCATGTGGCCGCCTGGGACAGCTACTTCGGCGGCATTGAGGACGCGGACTTCACCACCTGGCAGTCGGTGATCGACGTGAACCTGCTGGGGTCGCTGCGGATGACGCGGGCGTGTCTGCCGGCGCTGAAGAGGTGCGGCGGGTCGGTCGTCTTCATCGGGACGCAGTCGTCCGTGGCCGCCCCCTCGCAGGTGCGGCAGGCGGCGTACGCGGCCTCCAAGGGGGCGCTGACGAGTGCCATGTACTCCCTCGCACGGGAGCTGGGGCCGCACCGGATCCGGGTCAACACCGTGCTGCCGGGCTGGATGTGGGGGCCGCCGGTGCAGGCGTACGTCCAGTTCACCGCGCACACGGAAGGGATCGAGGAGTCCGAGGTGAAGGTGAGGCTCACCGAGCGCATGGCCCTGCCCGACCTCGCCACGGACGGGGATGTGGCCGACGCGGCGGTGTTCCTGGCGTCGGATCGGGCGCGGGCGATCACCGGACAATCACTGCTG
Above is a window of Streptomyces sp. NBC_00490 DNA encoding:
- a CDS encoding helix-turn-helix domain-containing protein — its product is MASNVNPTVRRRRLGQELRRLRELKGMTAEEVAERLLVSQSKISRLENGRRSISQRDVRDLCGVYEVEDVRIVDSLMQMAKDSRQQGWWHSFGDIPYSVYIGLETDAASLRVYDPQVVPGLLQTRTYAESLISGALPEATPTDIDKRVQVRLRRQERISAAENPLRLWAVLDEAALRREVGNRQVMIEQLEHLIEMSQLPHVTVQMIPFTMGAHPGVSGQYAILEFPDAADSSVVYIEGVTSDLYLEKAQDVQKYSVMYEHLRAQALNVDQSREFISSIAKDYAR
- a CDS encoding D-alanyl-D-alanine carboxypeptidase; this translates as MSVKGTGAEDVQDAVPTGGAGGSRDAGASAATGESASAGAEGARAGASEGAVADDGPVKGAKGAGDAAVADDVQDAVPTDGAGGAADSAKDAESAEDAPVAEDVQDAVPGDGAERSRDAGASAAPEETSPAGDDESATGSSKAGAGVSKGARDAAAAEDVQDAVPAEGSRDGEASAAPEDASPAGGKGVQDAEPADRAEGSRDAESSASSAEDVGEPGGDARLRAAVAAWVRSGDSPGTADSGAKDGEPPASAAKADPRATKSPSDAVGAREGAAQAARATTDPSDAVGARGGAAQAARATAGPSDAVGAREGAAQGTRGTAGPSDAVDAREEAAQGTREPEEKADEAAPEAGARVDQPTTMLKLPSKFVALKPDVTTAIPQVGPERTTQQPLPPKPPLDLLAELTNTPPPPQTPLRTTFRRVKIWTPLVLLLAVVFAVAQSMRPLPTPTLELTAEDSYSFGGGKVDIPWPAEGQAALDVQGIGSFGSSGDQKPVPIASVAKVMTAYVILRDHPLKSGAAGPKIKIDQTAEAQSKAGQESTVNVTAGDSISQREALESILIASANNVARLLARWDAGSEKAFVEKMNAAAEDLGMTNTTYTDPSGLNNTTVSTAVDQVKLGKKAMEEPAFREVAAMMSYDDYKGVNHSNWNQIVGKNNVVGIKTGTTTSALGNLLFAAKKEVNGETRTIVGAVVRQPAGGVENTILSAALTSGDQLIRAAQGALESATILKKGDVVGYVDDGVGGKTPVVATKDVTAVGWSGLTVKLTFAADDVPHTAKAGTKVGTLTVGDASAGAVKVPVALQKDLVEPGFTDKLTRIT
- a CDS encoding GOLPH3/VPS74 family protein, which produces MGMSRRTLPEELLLLALDPATGTTAQPQSLDLGLAGAQLVELALAGRIAPDGDRIAVVSPRPTGDPTLDCALELLRRRGAPVRAIHWIGGPRLGLRQTYLSHLERCGMVHAVAGQMCGVLPTTRYQASQTEISREIRSRLDSAIRTGVPPDPRTAALAALAHAVGLGKHLYPGNEGRSSRSRLRDLIRHDPMGGLVAHAVMDVQNGVAAQPRRSPAPTGRPAGPGARQAPEPARGVPVQPRRGAMARVVAH
- a CDS encoding MFS transporter, with translation MATAEPTRADDADPGPGTGPRIRVPAPRDGGGRTSSPAEDPAEEQPSAASTAFLALRERLLRHPVLSLTALSGVLHIVWFFTFANSGGDLAAQDAWAEFVGRHPDSAYNLAWYGGMHPVSYSVVSPYLMSVLGVRTTMMIAGTISAGLLTMILIRSRSVQNPLWAALAGLVAFLCNAASGRVTFGLGTAFALGAVAVVFCWPHRWRYKRWAKALCAAPLAALATMASPVAGLFVGLVAAALFLQKRRPGAWALGLAPTAVVAVSAWLFPFSGTQPMGFGSVILPFSYGVLVCVLVPKQWKTVRLTAGVYALGVVLVWLISSQIGTNISRLPMLFAGVVLVAALPFAVPRSRKWYAIVLSIAVFTGWIGFKSIDDVVHTTPAASWARELAPLVNELQGVGAEKGRVEVVPARSHREASALAPYVNLARGWNRQADMERNPLFYDDTLNSANYHEWLGRWAVHFVVLPKDAPDGDGGERERELVQRGMPYLKQVWGDANWQLFKVTDPAPLAEPDAVVERAEQGEWTLQVTKPGRILIRIPYSPWLSIVDAEGKSLEGPRETEASKDRPDGEPKSFDNVNGCLMETEEDVHGDKWTELLAPKAGTYRLAAPYQLPRGTPCPDELK
- a CDS encoding SDR family oxidoreductase, with the protein product MPLLTGKTVVVSGVGAGLGHQVAAAVVRDGGNAVLGARTEANLAKSAAEIDPDGTHTAYRPTDITDERQCVALAELAGERFGRIDAVVHVAAWDSYFGGIEDADFTTWQSVIDVNLLGSLRMTRACLPALKRCGGSVVFIGTQSSVAAPSQVRQAAYAASKGALTSAMYSLARELGPHRIRVNTVLPGWMWGPPVQAYVQFTAHTEGIEESEVKVRLTERMALPDLATDGDVADAAVFLASDRARAITGQSLLVNAGELMR
- a CDS encoding DUF397 domain-containing protein, translating into MAIKQGAADQWVKSSYSQGNGACVEIKSPVVSAMAVRDSKIQNGPTLAFPADAWNAFVGSVKA